A region of Haliotis asinina isolate JCU_RB_2024 chromosome 9, JCU_Hal_asi_v2, whole genome shotgun sequence DNA encodes the following proteins:
- the LOC137295589 gene encoding uncharacterized protein, translating into MGCKQTKARSLNQTSTTEALKTNCHRELYFAKRQPTSHLSGEEILNQLREEGIVPDRHRSGGVAFSVAMDGGAGTRGKPPRRLERMPVKGLYTSEERQIHVITDVARFDRFVEQVPKRALDRDIKRKTVLFERERQNLMKKMRARQKLCEREKRLKKFTVEKASKEEEKATKKKAKAARTNDETEIKNSSLKK; encoded by the exons ATGGGATGCAAGCAGACAAAGGCACGGTCTCTCAACCAGACGTCGACTACAGAAGCTCTGAAGACCAACTGCCATCGAGAGTTGTACTTCGCCAAACGTCAGCCCACTTCCCACCTGTCCGGTGAGGAGATATTAAATCAGCTTCGAGAGGAAGGGATCGTCCCCGACCGCCACCGTTCAGGTGGCGTGGCCTTTTCAGTTGCTATGGATGGCGGTGCCGGCACTCGAGGGAAACCACCTAGACGCCTGGAACGCATGCCTGTCAAAGGCCTTTACACCTCAGAAGAGCgccaaatacatgtaattactgatgtCGCTCGCTTTGACAG GTTTGTGGAACAAGTACCAAAGCGAGCCCTTGACAGAGATATCAAACGGAAGACGGTGCTTTTTGAGAGGGAGAGGCAAAatctgatgaagaagatgaGGGCCCGTCAGAAACTATGCGAGCGAGAAAAACGTCTGAAAAAATTCACAGTGGAGAAGGCATCAAAGGAAGAGGAGAAGGCGACCAAGAAGAAGGCCAAGGCTGCAAGGACGAATGATGAGACCGAAATAAAAAATTCCTCTCTcaagaagtag
- the LOC137295591 gene encoding uncharacterized protein has translation MGCKQTKTRSLNQTSATEALEGKTNCHRELHFAKSQPTSRMSGEEILNQLREEGIVPDRHRSGGVAFSVAMDGGAGTRGKPPRRLERMPVKGLYTSEERQIIADVVRFDRFVEQVQKRALDRDIKRKTVLLEKERQNLMKKMRARQKLCEREKRLKQFAEEKVSREEKKAAKKKAKAARKNDETEIKNSSLKK, from the exons ATGGGATGCAAGCAGACAAAGACGCGGTCCCTCAACCAGACGTCGGCTACAGAAGCTCTGGAGGGCAAGACCAACTGCCATCGAGAGCTGCACTTCGCCAAAAGTCAGCCCACTTCTCGCATGTCCGGTGAGGAGATATTAAATCAGCTTCGAGAGGAAGGGATCGTCCCCGACCGCCACCGTTCAGGTGGCGTGGCCTTTTCAGTTGCTATGGATGGCGGTGCCGGCACTCGAGGGAAACCACCCAGACGCCTGGAACGCATGCCTGTCAAAGGCCTTTACACCTCAGAAGAGCGCCAGATAATTGCTGATGTCGTTCGTTTTGACAG GTTTGTGGAACAAGTACAAAAGCGAGCCCTTGACAGAGATATCAAACGGAAGACAGTGCTTCTTGAGAAGGAGAGGCAAAatctgatgaagaagatgaGGGCCCGTCAGAAACTATGCGAGCGAGAAAAACGTCTGAAACAATTCGCGGAGGAGAAGGTATCAAGGGAAGAGAAGAAGGCGGCCAAGAAGAAGGCCAAGGCTGCAAGGAAGAATGATGAGACCGAAATAAAGAATTCCTCTCTcaagaagtag
- the LOC137296555 gene encoding neurofilament medium polypeptide-like, giving the protein MALFHIVPADMLRDRAGYSGPWCWQRSPYYQQQPLDNIGFLRDILRPVVVMSHNNPKSESCYGRRPYDTEKCQRVMRLGAQKGECPEQKRQPEPLIASLDFHGFSAEEIKVKVTDNAIIVCGRHDDPGNSFRVTRRLPLPPGVDKTGVTCRYIDGKVILEIPASTNDSVEDKPERQEDEKKAEHKEEKATPDPARTSGKDDDEGDGGMEMEEGMKNLLSAVFGLPVVERKEKKDVSDGSPEKEEQPAEQTTTDRVDPRPDEDNKTTTRPVDKHTDVEEEGQKEKGQEEDTCLMLKYDEKPSLSHDPSDIEEQTTGDSTPPEQTTVRYVDEDEEVSSLMSRGEDDTGSMQVKAEENLPVVTSQDFEIHFDLSNYKPEDIRVVVGNGDVIVEAERENKCDGYSETETLRKRIRLPDKVDQSMLTSVLNSEGEMTIQAPFRSEVFTEEEEKTIPVIWE; this is encoded by the coding sequence ATGGCTTTGTTCCATATCGTACCTGCGGACATGTTGAGAGACCGGGCGGGATATTCAGGACCCTGGTGTTGGCAGAGAAGCCCGTATTATCAGCAGCAGCCATTGGATAATATCGGCTTTCTACGTGACATCCTCCGTCCTGTCGTCGTGATGTCGCACAACAACCCCAAGTCGGAAAGTTGTTACGGTAGACGCCCATATGACACCGAAAAATGTCAACGCGTCATGCGTCTAGGGGCACAGAAAGGGGAATGCCCTGAGCAGAAACGACAGCCGGAGCCTTTGATTGCAAGCCTCGATTTCCACGGTTTTTCTGCAGAGGAAATAAAAGTGAAAGTCACAGATAACGCCATAATTGTGTGTGGCCGACATGATGACCCCGGCAACTCCTTCCGGGTCACAAGAAGACTGCCACTTCCACCAGGTGTTGACAAGACGGGAGTTACCTGCCGATATATTGACGGGAAAGTTATCCTCGAGATCCCTGCATCCACAAACGACAGTGTGGAGGACAAACCAGAGAGGCAAGAGGATGAGAAGAAAGCTGAACACAAAGAGGAGAAGGCGACACCTGACCCAGCCAGGACAAGTGgcaaagatgatgatgaaggcGACGGTGGAATGGAAATGGAAGAAGGCATGAAAAACCTCTTATCCGCCGTGTTTGGTCTTCCTGTTGTTGAGAGGAAGGAGAAGAAGGATGTGTCCGATGGGAGTCCTGAGAAAGAGGAACAACCTGCTGAACAGACGACCACAGACAGAGTTGACCCTCGCCCGGATGAGGACAACAAAACGACAACTCGCCCCGTCGACAAGCACACAGATGTCGAGGAAGAAGGACAGAAAGAGAAAGGACAGGAGGAAGATACCTGCCTAATGTTGAAGTATGACGAGAAGCCGTCCCTTAGTCATGACCCTAGTGACATTGAGGAGCAAACGACAGGTGACAGTACTCCACCTGAGCAGACGACAGTCCGATATGTGGACGAGGACGAAGAAGTATCTTCACTGATGTCACGTGGAGAGGACGATACCGGGAGTATGCAAGTCAAGGCTGAAGAAAATCTTCCCGTCGTCACATCACAAGATTTCGAAATTCACTTCGACCTGTCCAACTACAAACCAGAAGACATCCGGGTAGTTGTAGGAAATGGTGACGTCATTGTTGAAGCCGAGCGCGAGAACAAGTGTGACGGGTACAGCGAGACCGAGACACTGCGAAAGCGCATTCGTCTCCCAGACAAAGTGGACCAGTCTATGTTAACGAGTGTCCTGAATTCAGAGGGTGAGATGACCATTCAGGCGCCATTCAGGTCTGAGGTATTTACggaggaggaagaaaaaactATTCCAGTGATTTGGGAGTGA